The Paenibacillus dendritiformis region TCTCCCTAGACACGTCTATCCGATAGGCGAAATCCGCAAAACTACACGATTTCTCCAGACACTCTATTCGGTAAGCGAAATCCTGCGCAAATACAGCAATTCGATATGGACGACTTTACCAGGAAGGGAATCCTGCAAAACTGCAGGAATTTCACCCGGTTTACTTCAACTTGAAGCAATAGGGCCATAAATGATGTAGATTTGCAGCAATTCCTCGGGATGTGGACTCATTGAGCCGAAATTCCTGTAAAATAGCAGCAATTCCCTCCACACGTTCAAGCCCCGAGAGGCAACGATGCTCCCTCTCCTGAAGGCAACGAGGCGATGATACCTCCTGGAGGCGATGATGCCCCGAGGATCCGACGTGGTCTCTTGGATCCCGTAAAATCAGGCCGCTGAGAAGTCTGTGGGAATTTTGTCCACTTCATTTTTTATATGGCGGATCTCGTCTCTCACTAGAAAAAATCGATTGAAAACGCTCTGAGGGCCAAGTTTTGATTAGGAAAATGGACAATCTCCACCCCTTCGCAAAAAACAGGGGTTTTCCAACAGCCTGCACTTTTGCAGACTCTCGCACTCCCGATGAACGCCAAAAGGGCGACGTGCATGCACGTCGCCCCATTCAATCACGGCGCCACATCCGCCGAAGCGGCGGCGCTATAGCTGCTCCGGTATTCCCCCGGAGAGATGCCTTCCATTCGTTTGAATACCCGGCTGAAGGAGACGGCCCCTCCATAACCGATCTGTTCCGCAATCGTCTGCACCGGCAGGTCGGTCTGCCGCAGCAGCCGCTTCGCTTCTTCCAGCCTTAGCCCGATCAGGACATCGATGAATTTCTCGCCGGTCACTTCCTTGAAGCTTTTGCTCAGCAGCTTCGGCGCGATGTCGAACGTCTCGCTCAGCAGATTCAGCGACATTTGCGGATCTGCATAATGCTCCCGCATATAGGCCTGCACGCGGCCGATAAGCAGGGCGTTGCGCTCCTGATCGGCGCAGGCGAGACGCTCTGCCGCCTGCTCCAACCCGTCCCGCAGCGTCCGCTCCAGCTCCTCCAGCGTCAGGCACGCATCCAGCCGCTCCAGCCAGGCCGCTTCCGGCGCTTCTTCCGCCGCGGTCTTCAATCGGCGCGCCACTTCCGGCACCCATTGGCGGCAGGCGCGGCGAACCTCCTCACGGGTCAGACACCCGGCGCGGAGCAGCTCCACCCATTCCGACAGGCGGGCCTCGCGATCTGCGGCCGTTCCCGCCAGGCTGTGGGCGATCGCGCGCGCCAACGGCTGCAAATCCGGCGGATCCCGGCGGAGTTCCTCCTCGATCAAGACCTGATTCGAGCCGCAGGTCATCTTCCGGCTCAAGGCGCGCAGCGCTTGATCGAGCGCATGGGGAATCGCCCGGATTGACGGCGCCGTGCCGCCGATGCCTGCCGTTGCCGTCCACTTCAAATAGCCGTTAATCCATGCCAGCATATCCTCCACAATCGCCGCCAGCCTGCGTTCGGCCTCTGCCGGCGCAACCGGCTCCCCATCGCATTGCTCCGGCGGCTGCCAGAGCATCGCCAACCGCTCTCCGGTCAGCCAGTCCGCCCACAAGGACCAGCCGTGCTGAGCGGCCGTCTCCTGGCATGCGGACTTGGCTGCATATTGCAGCAGGAACCGGTCCCGCTTCGAATACGCCTCGACGAAGGCGGCATAGTTATCGATCTCCAGCACGGCGACGAGGCATGGCCGATCGGGCGCGAGCGGCACATCGATATGCTGGGCCGTTCCGAGCGGATGATCCTCGTAAGTCCCGTCCAGCCATTGCCGGAACGTATAATTGCGCAGGAAGACCGCATCCTTCTTCCCCTGCTCGACAGACTGATCCCGCTCCGCGAACATGCGGTCCAGCGCCGATTCAATGACGGCGAACTCATCCCAGCGAACCGTGTCCGACCGCTTCGATGCCGGAGTCTCGGCGATTTCGTTCACACGGTTCACCAGCTTCGCAATCGGCTGATAATGCCGGTGAGTCACATAGACGATCCAGGCCACCGCAGCGAGCAGAAGCGCCATCCCCCCGATAATCCACACATTGAACCACCGATCGGCGGACAGCACCGCCTTGTCCTGGCGGAATCCGCTCTCATATACCCAACCGGTATACGGTGACATGTAATTCGAGACGACCTTGAAGCTTTTGCCCGCGGAGTTATCGGTATCATCGAAAAGCAGATCATTCGCTTCCCCATCCATAACGCGGATGCTGTTCAATTCGGTTCCGTACCAGTCCTTCACCATCGAGGTCACCGATGCGGCGGCCACATTGACGACGATCATTCCGCCGCTTCCGCCCGAATTCGGCACGCTGCGGACAAGCGAGATGACGCGCTTCGATTCCTGGAAGTCGAATTCCTTGAACGGCCGGGCTCCAATCCAGGGATAGTCGGTGCTCTTCAGATTCTGATGCTTCGCGATGAATTCCCGGTCAAGATACTGCTCCAGGCTCCATTCCTTGCTGCTGCTGAACACTTTGCCGTCTTGGAAGCGAACGAGGTAGATCGAGTCGATAAGCGGGTAGCTGGCGCTCATTCGCCGCATCAGCTTCATGATTCGCATATGCAGCGGAACGTCGTCATCCGTCGTTTGTTGAAAAAATTGGGCAAGTTCCGGAGAGTTCACCACTTCGGAGACCAGCGTCTGATCGATGGCTTTGAGCGAGGCATCGGTCGCACGCAGCGTCTGCAGCAGAAGCGAGGCATT contains the following coding sequences:
- a CDS encoding helix-turn-helix domain-containing protein encodes the protein MNAKRWFYRLLLSYMPVFIIVVSFLFFVFFQTLSEQSRNDAMRTNASLLLQTLRATDASLKAIDQTLVSEVVNSPELAQFFQQTTDDDVPLHMRIMKLMRRMSASYPLIDSIYLVRFQDGKVFSSSKEWSLEQYLDREFIAKHQNLKSTDYPWIGARPFKEFDFQESKRVISLVRSVPNSGGSGGMIVVNVAAASVTSMVKDWYGTELNSIRVMDGEANDLLFDDTDNSAGKSFKVVSNYMSPYTGWVYESGFRQDKAVLSADRWFNVWIIGGMALLLAAVAWIVYVTHRHYQPIAKLVNRVNEIAETPASKRSDTVRWDEFAVIESALDRMFAERDQSVEQGKKDAVFLRNYTFRQWLDGTYEDHPLGTAQHIDVPLAPDRPCLVAVLEIDNYAAFVEAYSKRDRFLLQYAAKSACQETAAQHGWSLWADWLTGERLAMLWQPPEQCDGEPVAPAEAERRLAAIVEDMLAWINGYLKWTATAGIGGTAPSIRAIPHALDQALRALSRKMTCGSNQVLIEEELRRDPPDLQPLARAIAHSLAGTAADREARLSEWVELLRAGCLTREEVRRACRQWVPEVARRLKTAAEEAPEAAWLERLDACLTLEELERTLRDGLEQAAERLACADQERNALLIGRVQAYMREHYADPQMSLNLLSETFDIAPKLLSKSFKEVTGEKFIDVLIGLRLEEAKRLLRQTDLPVQTIAEQIGYGGAVSFSRVFKRMEGISPGEYRSSYSAAASADVAP